The DNA sequence CGATGGCGGGGCCGCCGGGAAAGCCCAGGCCGAGGACCCGGGCCGCCTTGTCGAAAGCCTCGCCGGCGGCGTCGTCGCGCGTGCGGCCGAGGAGGGTGTATTCGCCGTGGCCCCGCGCAAGCACGAGTTCACTGTGGCCGCCGGAGACGATAAGCACGACGGCAGGGAATTCAGGCGTCCGGTCCAGGAGCCAGTTCGCGTAGATGTGCCCTTCTAGGTGGTTGATGCTGAGCAGCGGCTTGTCCCAGGCGAACGCCAGGCCCTTTGCCACGTTGAGACCGACGAGCAGGGCTCCGGCCAGGCCAGGTCCCGAAGTGACGGCGATGGCGTCCAGGTCACGCGGCTCGCAGCCCGCCTCTTTGAGCGCCGCCGTCACCACCGGGAGCATCGCCTCGAGGTGATGCCGGGAGGCGACCTCCGGCACGACCCCGCCGTAGCGGGCATGCACCGCCGCCTGGGAGGCGACCACGTTCGCCCGTAGCTGTCTCCCCTCTGCGACGACGCCCGCCGCCGTCTCGTCGCACGACGTCTCGATGCCAAGTATGAGCATGAGTAAAGAGTACAGGGGTAGGGTCCATGGTGCAGCTTGATGCTGCCTGCACCGAGCGCCGGAAGCGGAGGCCAGAGTCGAAGGGCGCCCTCACCGCACCAGCGGCGCCGTGAGTAACTCGTCTCCGACCACGACGTACAGCTGGCCAGCCGCCGGGTCGATGGCCATCGCCCGGAGGTCAGTGATGGAGTTGCTGACAAGCTGGCGGCGGAAGACGCCTTCGCGGTCGGCGATCACGACACGCTTGTTGCCGGCATCGGCGATGTACAACTCGTCCGATGCCGCCGTGGCATAGAGGCCGGAGGGGGCCTGCAGCGGTCTGTCAATGCCCGAGAGGCTCAGGGTAGCGTCAACGCCGTTGCGGAACCGCCTTACCTTCCCCTCGCGCGTGAGGATGAAGATGTCCGTTTGCACGGCCAGCCCGACCGCGCTGCTGATGTTGACGCGGCTTCCCAGCAGGCCAGTCGGCTCGCTGTCGAAGCCGTTCGCAGCCGGCAGGTAGCGGTGGATCTGGTTGCCCTTGGGGTCGAGGACGTAAAGGTTGCCGTCATAGGCCGCGAGGTCGCTCACCGATGCCCAACTGGCGCTGCGCCGAAGGGCAAGGCTCTGGACGACGCCCGGGCGCACCTCGAAGAGGCGCCGGTCGGAGTCGAGCACCAGGAGCCGGCTCCCGGCCGCGTCCCAGACCATGAACTGCGGCCGCCGGGCCTGGACTCCGCCGTACGTCTGGCCCTCCTCCAGCAGCACCGCTGGCGGCCCCGGCGTAGCGACCGGGACCATGATCACCCTGCGGCCTCGGGTGTCCAGCAGGTAGGCGTTTCCGCCCGCCACTACGGCGCGGTCGATCGCTACCTCGCCCGTGACCTGGCGGCCGAGGATAGTGACGCTCTGCATCTGCCCGAGGTCGAAGACGTTGTCCATGGCCGTGAGTGCCGCGCCGGCCTGCTGCCGCAACTCCGCCGCCGTAACGTTACCCGGCTCTATCCGCAGCGCCTCCGCCGTGAGGCGCCGCGTCTCCTCGAGCAGGGCGCGCCGGCGTCCCGGGTCGGACTCGCGGTCCAGGAAGGAATACGTGGTCAGCGCGCGGTCGATGAGCGTCGAGGCCTGCACCTGGCGGTTCTCATGAATGAGGTCAGGCACGGCAAAGGCGGCGACGAACAGGGCCACGGCCACCGCGGCCGAGATCGCTGCCAGCCGCGAGGGCGGCATGTTCAGCCGAAGGCCGCGCGGCGAGCCGGTGGTGCGCGGATAGTCGACCCTGCCGGAGAACTGGTCGTTTCGCAGCCGGACCACAGGCCGCGAAATGTCGAGCGGCCTGGGCATCGAGAGCGCTGGCCCCCTGTCCTCCCGCTCCTCCGGGCGACCCTCGAAGCTCAAGACGGGCTCGTCCGGCCTCTCCGTCGCCGATGTGGCGCCTGATGCCGGCGCCGTGGCCGGCGCGGCCGCGGAAGCGCCTTCCCCAGCGCCTTCATCCTGCGCCCCTTCGAGACACGTGATGGCGTAAAGGGCGAAGTTCGGCAGTCCGCGCGCCCGCAGATACAGCTCGGGCAGGGCGATGTCGGTGCCGCGCTCGATAAGCTGGTCGAGGGCCTCGACGTCCATGAGCGTGTCTATCGCTGTCGAGGCG is a window from the Dehalococcoidia bacterium genome containing:
- the tsaD gene encoding tRNA (adenosine(37)-N6)-threonylcarbamoyltransferase complex transferase subunit TsaD, with the translated sequence MLILGIETSCDETAAGVVAEGRQLRANVVASQAAVHARYGGVVPEVASRHHLEAMLPVVTAALKEAGCEPRDLDAIAVTSGPGLAGALLVGLNVAKGLAFAWDKPLLSINHLEGHIYANWLLDRTPEFPAVVLIVSGGHSELVLARGHGEYTLLGRTRDDAAGEAFDKAARVLGLGFPGGPAIERTAREAKSKPPKLPRAWLGESCDFSFSGLKTAVGRLAAEAKYPVPEIAAGFQESVVDVLVTKTVRAVREHGAACVLLSGGVAANGPLRATLAEKSPVPVWAPPISLCTDNGAMIAAAAFYRAESARAGLDLDVRANWPIA